The proteins below come from a single Microtus ochrogaster isolate Prairie Vole_2 chromosome 8, MicOch1.0, whole genome shotgun sequence genomic window:
- the Rassf7 gene encoding ras association domain-containing protein 7, producing MVLELVVMELKVWVDGIQRVVCGVSEHTTCQEVVIALAQAIGQTGRFVLVQRLREKERQLLPQECPVGAQATCGQFANDVQFVLRRTGPSLSGRPSSDNCPPPERCPVRASLPPKPWAAPGREPHRALTFNLGCPKVVPSPSIPEPTALVGPTPDCFADLQSLELRIQRNAEELGHEAFWEQELLREQAREREGLARLQALSAATAEHAAQLEALDAQACALEAELRLAAEAPGPPSATASATERLRQDLAVQERHSVEMQGSLALVSRALEAAEHALQAQAQELEELNRELRQCNLQQFIQQTGAALAPPPQLDRTIPSTQDLQPPTREEPLQGVPESHILVSSLSPEVPPMRQSSWR from the exons ATGGTCTTGGAGCTTGTGGTAATGGAGCTGAAGGTGTGGGTGGATGGCATCCAGCGCGTGGTCTGTGGGGTCTCGGAACACACCACCTGCCAAGAAGTAGTCATCGCGCTAGCCCAAGCTATAG GCCAGACAGGCCGCTTTGTCCTTGTGCAGCGTCTTAGGGAGAAGGAACGGCAGCTGCTGCCGCAGGAGTGTCCAGTAGGAGCCCAGGCCACCTGTGGACAGTTTGCCAATGATGTCCAGTTTGTCCTGAGGCGGACAGGACCCAGCCTGTCTGGAAGGCCCTCCTCAGACAACTGTCCACCCCCGGAACGATGCCCAGTTCGGGCCAGTCTTCCCCCAAAGCCATGGGCCGCACCAGGTCGTGAGCCACACAGAGCACTGACCTTCAACCTAGGATGTCCCAAGGTGGTCCCCAGCCCCTCGATCCCTGAACCTACAGCCCTGGTCGGACCCACGCCAGACTGCTTTGCAGACCTGCAGAGCCTGGAACTCAGGATACAGAGGAACGCTGAGGAGTTGGGCCATGAGGCCTTCTGGGAGCAGGAGCTTCTGCGAGAACAAGCCAGAGAGCGTGAGGGACTGGCGCGCCTGCAAGCATTGAGTGCGGCTACTGCTGAGCATGCTGCCCAGCTGGAGGCCCTCGATGCCCAAGCCTGTGCCCTGGAGGCAGAGCTTCGGCTGGCTGCTGAGGCCCCTGGGCCTCCTTCAGCTACAGCATCTGCTACTGAGCGATTGCGCCAGGACTTGGCTGTCCAGGAGCGGCATAGTGTGGAGATGCAAGGCAGTTTGGCCCTAGTGAGCCGGGCCCTGGAAGCTGCTGAGCACGCTCTGCAG GCTCAGGCTCAGGAGCTGGAGGAGCTGAACAGGGAACTCCGTCAGTGCAACCTGCAACAGTTCATCCAGCAGACAGGGGCTGCTCTGGCGCCACCTCCACAGCTGGACAGAACCATCCCTAGCACACAG GATCTTCAGCCTCCAACCAGAGAAGAGCCCCTCCAGGGAGTCCCCGAGAGCCACATCCTAGTGTCCAGCCTGAGCCCTGAGG TTCCCCCCATGAGACAGAGCTCCTGGAGGTAG
- the Lmntd2 gene encoding lamin tail domain-containing protein 2, with protein sequence MAPKSCQESEDEQVSPAPAGVKPDSSDLESAAGTPMDTEAPSCSRSSKPYCAPTPVGCSIKQQLVPETMDPRTLRLLWEQRELEIQALRWAVQNGQNARYYHILQEVAGIPPERNSKSQDRFLQNQVQKLTLELKTQKEQAQLEKERLEEKLRQNHRTMQQMEAELQTFQKSCLLQLARSSWVGRVIRSQTGSVEVVTAEVLRDPTDSTEYVEGPTSREEFRLEDVDWNSIARRYPNLFSNMSFHTDEKLPQPHQSSEMDAWDSKCTLKHVEKPTKILGWGALPLANTSSSEGADSDSSSCQIALHSGAKKVTGHPPQGTDLASEQTQECTRSFSRHTEDLHKSCSPSLSKTVLEPCADLHHQHTRPQLNPLGCCLKIAAVSHREKFIRILNQSQAETVDLGGFVVQQLVRDYPVCMYRFPPGILLAPQHHITVWGEGTSRTKKQLPVSSGQEPFHFQSSLGCVTVLVNPHGQVLSEHQAAPSMTLGSKMFTDNTDWSIDRFPLSESEPKADSGEEQCRPSSPHKGRVRDSGARRKKPGPGVHQQRHFRTGTSGLRTSGSLRPTETRDILPLLSTRKLLHPGEVPAQQEGVKAETAEPLPAIPECSSRVCLEDSLCQQERKVQVCRKSVDLSCPMVALSVQSTAESRYGFRFLCYPPITEDLCRRL encoded by the exons ATGGCCCCTAAGTCTTGCCAAGAGTCTGAAGATGAGCAGGTGTCCCCAGCTCCAGCAGGTGTAAAGCCAGACAGCAGTGACTTAGAGTCTGCAGCCGGTACACCTATGGACACAGAGGCTCCTTCGTGTTCCCGGAGCAGTAAGCCCTACTGCGCACCTACCCCAGTGGGCTGCTCTATCAAGCAGCA GTTAGTCCCTGAAACCATGGACCCACGTACCCTGAGGCTGTTATGGGAACAGAGAGAACTAGAGATCCAGGCACTTCGGTGGGCTGTCCAGAATGGCCAGAATGCCCGATACTACCACATCCTGCAGGAGGTGGCAGGGATTCCCCCTGAGCG GAACTCCAAAAGTCAAGACAGATTCCTGCAGAACCAGGTCCAGAAGCTTACGCTGGAGCTGAAAACGCAGAAAGAACAAGCCCAGCTG GAGAAAGAACGCTTGGAGGAGAAACTGCGGCAGAACCACCGTACAATGCAGCAGATGGAGGCTGAGCTGCAGACCTTCCAGAAGTCGTGCCTTCTACAGCTGGCTCGTTCCTCTTGGGTAGGACGCGTGATTCGGTCTCAGACTGGCAGTGTGGAG GTGGTCACTGCAGAGGTCCTAAGGGACCCTACTGACTCTACTGAGTATGTTGAGGGTCCCACTTCTAGGGAG GAATTCCGGTTGGAGGATGTAGATTGGAACAGCATTGCCCGCCGATATCCCAACCTCTTCTCCAACATGAGTTTCCATACAGATGAAAA GCTGCCTCAGCCCCACCAGTCCTCTGAAATGGATGCCTGGGACTCCAAGTGTACCCTCAAGCATGTGGAGAAGCCTACCAAGATCCTGGGGTGGGGCGCCTTGCCTTTGGCAAACACCAGCAGCTCAGAGGGTGCCGACTCTGACTCCAGCAGCTGCCAGATAGCTCTGCATTCTGGAGCAAAGAAGGTGACAGGCCACCCACCCCAGGGAACAGACTTAGCTTCTGAGCAGACTCAGGAGTGCACTAGGAGCTTCAGCAGACACACAGAAG ATCTTCATAAAAGCTGCTCACCCTCGCTTAGCAAGACTGTTCTGGAGCCCTGTGCAGACCTTCACCACCAACACACAAGGCCCCAGTTGAA CCCACTTGGTTGCTGCTTGAAGATCGCTGCGGTCAGCCACCGAGAGAAGTTCATCCGTATTCTCAATCAGTCTCAGGCAGAGACTGTGGACCTGGGCGGCTTTGTAGTGCAGCAGCTTGTGAGGGACTACCCTGTGTGCATGTACCGCTTCCCACCTGGTATTCTGCTAGCCCCACAGCACCACATCACG GTGTGGGGTGAAGGAACCAGCAGGACCAAGAAGCAGCTGCCAGTGTCCTCGGGCCAGGAACCCTTCCACTTCCAATCCAGCCTAGGTTGTGTGACAGTGCTAGTCAACCCCCACGGCCAG GTCCTCAGTGAGCATCAAGCTGCACCCTCCATGACCTTGGGCTCGAAGATGTTCACCGACAACACTGACTGGTCCATTGACCGCTTCCCTCTCTCAGAGTCTGAGCCCAAGGCTGACTCTGGTGAAGAGCAGTGTCGTCCTTCATCGCCACACAAGGGCAGGGTGCGGGACTCTGGGGCCAGGCGTAAGAAGCCCGG GCCAGGTGTTCACCAGCAAAGGCACTTCCGCACTGGCACTAGCGGACTGAGGACTTCGGGATCACTTCGCCCCACCGAGACCCGGGATATCTTGCCACTCCTGAGCACCCGCAAGCTTCTTCACCCCGGGGAAGTCCCCGCACAGCAGGAAGGCGTGAAGGCTGAGACAGCGGAGCccctgcctgcaatcccagagtGTTCCTCCAGAGTGTGCCTCGAAGACTCGCTGTGTCAGCAGGAGCGCAAGGTCCAG GTATGCCGGAAAAGCGTGGACCTAAGTTGCCCCATGGTGGCCCTGTCAGTACAGAGCACAGCCGAGAGCAGGTACGGGTTCCGCTTCCTCTGCTACCCTCCCATCACTGAGGACTTGTGTCGGCGCTTGTAG